A portion of the Paenibacillus sp. PvR098 genome contains these proteins:
- a CDS encoding aldehyde dehydrogenase family protein, whose protein sequence is MEEIIISIVIEKGKNRSKAEWESLAKQLLDRDWKMTVGDRLVKAKSGKTYTTTNPSTGEILGEVPLAQPEDVNEAVETAAEAQRQWKKVPPLRRAAYLREIAAALKERAHEFAALDAIDSGNPVIAMYNDVERAVQNLQYCAGLATELKGETIPSSGVHWHITRREPFGVVGQINPYNHPIGQTATKIGMPLMAGNTVVVKTPDQPPLSSLLFGEMVKEILPPGVVNILSGNGPVTGDAIVRHPMIKRLSLTGSVPTGKAIMKSAAETGIKHVTLELGGKNAMMVFPDADIEAAVNGAFYGMNFLRSQGQSCGSMTRLFLHESVYDPFIAKLVEKTKEAKLGNPLDPVVNMGPVVSEAQYEKVMYYIRAGHEDGAKLLVGGEKPGDPELANGYFVPPTIFTGVTPEMRIFREEIFGPVQSVIKWKTYDELIAMTNSVSYGLTASIWSNNFSQILTALEDIEAGYVWVNGYSAHYTGVPFGGFKESGLGTEEGLEELFSYTQTKAIHFVR, encoded by the coding sequence ATGGAGGAGATTATCATTTCTATTGTTATCGAGAAAGGGAAGAATCGGTCCAAAGCGGAATGGGAATCGCTGGCTAAGCAACTGCTGGACCGAGATTGGAAAATGACGGTGGGGGATCGGCTGGTCAAAGCCAAAAGCGGGAAGACTTATACGACCACGAATCCGTCTACCGGGGAAATTTTGGGAGAAGTACCGTTGGCTCAGCCGGAAGATGTGAATGAAGCCGTGGAAACGGCAGCGGAAGCGCAGAGGCAATGGAAGAAGGTGCCCCCGCTGCGCCGGGCGGCGTATTTGCGGGAAATTGCGGCTGCACTGAAAGAGCGGGCGCATGAGTTCGCCGCCCTTGACGCTATAGACTCTGGCAATCCAGTCATTGCGATGTATAACGATGTGGAACGGGCGGTGCAAAATCTGCAGTATTGCGCAGGACTCGCTACAGAGTTGAAAGGAGAGACGATCCCGTCCTCCGGCGTGCATTGGCATATCACGAGACGTGAACCCTTTGGCGTTGTCGGACAGATCAATCCGTACAATCATCCGATCGGACAGACTGCGACCAAAATTGGTATGCCGCTGATGGCCGGAAACACCGTCGTGGTGAAAACGCCGGATCAACCCCCGCTGTCTTCGCTGCTGTTCGGGGAAATGGTGAAAGAGATTCTACCTCCGGGCGTCGTAAACATATTAAGCGGCAACGGTCCCGTGACCGGGGACGCGATTGTTCGTCATCCGATGATCAAGCGCCTGTCGTTGACGGGCAGCGTTCCGACGGGAAAGGCGATTATGAAATCGGCGGCGGAAACCGGCATCAAGCATGTTACCCTGGAGCTTGGAGGGAAAAACGCAATGATGGTATTCCCCGATGCCGATATCGAAGCTGCGGTCAACGGCGCGTTCTACGGCATGAACTTTCTGCGTTCGCAGGGACAATCTTGCGGTTCGATGACTCGCCTGTTCCTGCATGAGTCGGTGTACGACCCATTTATCGCCAAATTGGTGGAAAAAACGAAAGAGGCCAAACTTGGCAACCCGCTCGATCCGGTAGTGAATATGGGTCCGGTGGTGTCGGAAGCGCAGTACGAAAAGGTTATGTATTACATCCGGGCCGGCCATGAAGACGGGGCCAAACTTCTTGTCGGAGGAGAGAAGCCGGGCGATCCGGAGCTGGCGAACGGTTATTTTGTCCCACCGACGATCTTTACCGGCGTGACACCGGAGATGCGCATTTTCCGCGAAGAGATTTTCGGACCGGTACAGTCCGTCATCAAGTGGAAAACTTACGACGAACTGATCGCCATGACGAACAGCGTATCATACGGGTTGACGGCTTCCATCTGGAGCAACAATTTCTCGCAGATTCTTACCGCTTTGGAGGACATCGAGGCCGGGTACGTATGGGTGAACGGTTATTCCGCCCACTATACCGGCGTTCCGTTCGGAGGCTTTAAAGAAAGCGGTCTCGGTACCGAAGAGGGGTTAGAGGAACTGTTCAGCTATACGCAGACGAAAGCGATTCATTTTGTTCGTTAA
- a CDS encoding isochorismatase family protein: protein MQEHSIVDEQQFFKEKGFGLNIGFGKRPALIIIDLTPAFTDYKNPEMLLASNMDTQMAENKRLLDVARARKIPVIFTRVAYDDDDFRDAGTWSLKQKGIETLKAGTPAVEVDPVLEFQKGDMLLTKKYASAFFGTDLVSRLVSQGVDTIILTGCSTSGCVRATAVDGISYGFRPVVVKEAVGDRSQTAHEQSLFDLQAKYAQVAGVEEVLDYLQNQIKE from the coding sequence ATGCAAGAACATTCCATTGTGGATGAACAGCAGTTTTTTAAGGAGAAGGGTTTCGGGTTGAATATTGGGTTCGGTAAACGGCCGGCTCTCATTATCATTGACCTCACCCCCGCTTTTACCGATTATAAAAATCCAGAGATGCTCCTTGCATCTAATATGGACACACAAATGGCAGAGAACAAGCGCCTTCTCGATGTAGCCCGTGCCCGTAAAATTCCAGTTATATTTACCAGAGTAGCTTATGACGATGACGATTTTAGGGATGCAGGGACATGGTCCTTAAAACAAAAAGGAATCGAAACATTAAAAGCCGGCACGCCTGCTGTGGAAGTGGACCCCGTACTTGAATTCCAAAAGGGCGATATGCTTTTGACCAAAAAATACGCTTCAGCCTTCTTTGGAACAGATTTGGTTTCCCGCTTGGTGTCGCAAGGCGTTGATACCATTATTCTGACGGGATGTTCTACCAGCGGTTGTGTGCGTGCGACGGCTGTTGACGGAATATCCTACGGATTCCGGCCCGTTGTCGTAAAAGAGGCTGTGGGAGACCGTTCACAAACGGCGCATGAACAAAGCTTATTTGACCTTCAGGCCAAATATGCTCAAGTTGCCGGTGTAGAGGAAGTATTGGATTACTTACAAAATCAAATAAAAGAATAG
- a CDS encoding diguanylate cyclase — protein sequence MKKNMLAFVANIAVLAPYVGFLYAEWLFHQNIPLPLHLLLLAAMMLFTYFVAAPLWLNSFPRKRRFVIYLMISIILILGFVWDLLRTVHSGNVFSLEIFMVPIVLALLFFSVKEAIFVLFLCVMISTVHVLMNFDKTQPGSILSGLLQVGICIVIIFIMDRALKVRASLMNKQHILVENSSAFILGIDRNGKIDLCNPAMCRLLNMKRNEVLDQFFWKVGVRLVNKDADQIFQLLAQRQKVDQMELNISDSYKNTYTYLADTYLVNDDGLASGLIVVLNDITERIVIERKLYELSVTDELTKIANRRHFEKRFDEEVIRSNRYGHPLSLILIDLDHFKQINDTYGHIFGDQVLQTAAKVLKMHVRDTDLVSRWGGEEFAILLPETTLSEAEEIGARLLAKVQETPIPLQDDQSVTVTFSAGVTTRTHDIAKENVIASADSALYQAKQNGRNRVMIDQ from the coding sequence TTGAAAAAAAATATGCTTGCATTCGTTGCAAACATCGCAGTACTCGCACCATATGTAGGGTTTCTCTATGCGGAATGGCTGTTCCATCAGAATATACCCCTTCCTCTTCATTTACTGCTTCTTGCCGCTATGATGCTGTTCACTTACTTCGTAGCCGCGCCTCTATGGTTGAATTCCTTTCCAAGGAAAAGAAGGTTCGTCATCTATTTGATGATAAGCATTATTTTAATACTTGGTTTTGTTTGGGATCTGTTAAGAACCGTACATAGCGGGAATGTGTTCAGTCTGGAGATCTTCATGGTTCCCATTGTTTTGGCTCTGCTTTTTTTCTCTGTGAAAGAAGCTATCTTTGTATTGTTCCTCTGTGTGATGATCAGTACGGTTCATGTACTCATGAATTTCGATAAAACTCAACCCGGCAGCATATTGTCAGGTTTATTGCAGGTAGGGATTTGCATTGTTATCATTTTCATCATGGATCGTGCGCTTAAGGTAAGAGCAAGTCTTATGAACAAACAGCACATACTGGTAGAGAACTCCAGTGCATTCATTCTTGGAATCGATCGTAATGGTAAGATTGATTTGTGCAACCCGGCCATGTGTCGGTTATTAAATATGAAGCGGAATGAGGTTCTGGATCAATTTTTTTGGAAAGTTGGAGTAAGATTAGTCAACAAAGATGCGGATCAAATCTTCCAGCTACTGGCCCAAAGACAAAAAGTAGATCAAATGGAACTGAATATCTCAGATAGTTATAAAAATACATATACGTATCTTGCAGATACCTATCTGGTCAATGATGACGGACTGGCCAGCGGACTTATCGTCGTTCTCAATGACATTACAGAGCGTATCGTCATCGAAAGAAAACTATACGAACTTTCTGTTACTGACGAATTGACGAAAATAGCAAACCGGAGACACTTCGAGAAGCGCTTTGATGAAGAAGTCATCCGATCAAACCGGTATGGACATCCTCTCTCATTAATCTTGATTGATTTGGACCATTTCAAACAGATTAATGATACGTATGGTCATATATTTGGCGATCAAGTGCTGCAGACCGCTGCCAAAGTGCTGAAAATGCACGTACGGGATACGGATCTTGTTTCCAGATGGGGAGGTGAGGAGTTCGCCATATTGCTTCCGGAGACCACGCTATCCGAAGCGGAAGAAATCGGTGCTCGGTTGCTTGCAAAGGTTCAGGAAACTCCAATTCCGTTACAAGACGACCAAAGTGTGACAGTGACTTTTTCAGCTGGAGTAACCACTAGAACGCATGATATCGCAAAGGAAAATGTGATTGCGTCAGCCGACTCCGCCTTGTATCAAGCAAAACAAAACGGAAGAAACCGTGTGATGATTGATCAGTGA
- a CDS encoding PhnD/SsuA/transferrin family substrate-binding protein — MSKLSLSFACWNYDRVQGLVDGTIQPEGIELNFLKLPVEETFFRMMRHQEFDVSEMSLSSYLIARDRGFPKFTAIPVFPSRSFRHSGIYVNVNSGIKEPKDLIGKRVGIPEYQVTASVFIRGMLQHEYDVHPSDLLWFSGGQEKPGRIEKIKLSLPPEIKIQPIDPHKTLNQMLEEGEIDALVCPRAPSCFVKGSPNVKRLFDDHATVEQEYFRKTGIFPIMHLVAIKDEILEKNPWVAQNLYKAFAQAKNDVYESFNQNVALNVMLPWLSAEVQRTKKVLGDDFWPYGLEKNRITLNAMVNYSFEQGLIKSKPQIEDLFAKSTLEEFTI; from the coding sequence ATGTCAAAACTGTCATTAAGCTTTGCTTGTTGGAATTACGATAGAGTCCAGGGATTAGTCGACGGAACGATCCAACCTGAAGGAATCGAGCTTAACTTTTTAAAATTGCCTGTAGAGGAAACGTTCTTTCGAATGATGCGCCATCAGGAGTTCGACGTATCCGAAATGTCCCTTTCCTCCTATTTAATCGCTCGTGACCGCGGGTTTCCGAAATTTACCGCAATTCCCGTTTTTCCATCACGATCCTTCCGCCATTCGGGCATATATGTGAATGTAAATTCAGGGATTAAGGAACCTAAGGACTTAATCGGAAAGCGTGTAGGTATACCTGAATATCAAGTAACAGCCAGCGTATTTATTCGTGGTATGCTGCAGCATGAATATGACGTTCACCCTTCGGATCTTCTTTGGTTCAGCGGTGGTCAAGAGAAACCAGGGCGGATTGAAAAAATAAAATTAAGTTTGCCTCCTGAAATTAAAATTCAACCGATCGATCCGCATAAGACCTTAAATCAAATGCTTGAGGAGGGCGAGATCGACGCACTAGTCTGTCCGCGTGCACCATCTTGCTTTGTTAAGGGTTCACCTAACGTCAAGAGGCTGTTTGATGATCATGCAACCGTCGAACAAGAATATTTCCGTAAGACCGGCATTTTCCCGATTATGCATCTGGTGGCCATTAAGGATGAAATACTGGAGAAAAATCCTTGGGTCGCTCAAAATCTGTATAAAGCTTTTGCGCAAGCCAAAAACGATGTATATGAAAGCTTTAATCAGAATGTAGCGCTAAATGTCATGCTTCCTTGGCTTTCGGCGGAGGTTCAAAGGACGAAAAAGGTGCTGGGCGACGATTTTTGGCCTTACGGGCTGGAAAAGAACAGGATCACTTTGAACGCGATGGTGAACTATTCCTTTGAACAAGGACTGATTAAAAGCAAGCCGCAAATCGAAGATCTGTTTGCGAAGTCGACGCTTGAGGAATTCACGATTTAG
- a CDS encoding VOC family protein, with protein sequence MAGERCFEHAELRVMDLGKASAFYKEVLGLVEIHREGKTAYFGCGLDNNYDLAVTEGGTGVAHFAVRVTNEDDLERYARMIKELNVAVENTDGREPGQVKGIGFTLPSGIKAELVCVEDNKYHFPHAPALKERGAIAPIDADHINLMTTDVQKDAGFLKSIGFYISDVKLENDGSWMQAFTRRETYHHDVAFSLAKSEKESLHHYAWNLRDFDHMKQIADRAMQFGTELEVGPGRHVTGASLFCYFWEPGGNRFEFSAEVATVSHEMPTRFLNKNESKFSAWGGIHGRPESFTRGS encoded by the coding sequence ATGGCAGGAGAACGTTGTTTTGAGCACGCGGAATTAAGAGTCATGGATCTAGGAAAGGCGAGCGCTTTTTACAAAGAGGTCCTGGGTCTTGTGGAAATACATCGGGAAGGCAAAACCGCTTATTTCGGCTGCGGCTTGGATAACAATTACGATCTGGCGGTTACTGAGGGGGGGACCGGCGTAGCGCATTTTGCCGTACGGGTAACGAATGAAGATGACCTGGAGCGGTATGCGAGAATGATCAAGGAACTGAATGTTGCGGTAGAAAACACGGATGGCAGAGAGCCTGGTCAAGTGAAAGGCATCGGATTTACATTGCCTAGCGGGATCAAAGCTGAATTGGTTTGCGTGGAAGACAATAAGTATCATTTCCCTCATGCACCGGCCCTCAAAGAAAGGGGAGCTATTGCGCCGATTGATGCGGATCACATCAATTTAATGACAACGGATGTCCAGAAGGATGCGGGTTTTTTAAAAAGTATTGGATTTTATATTTCGGATGTAAAGCTGGAAAATGACGGCTCCTGGATGCAGGCGTTTACGCGTAGAGAGACATACCATCACGATGTTGCTTTCAGTCTGGCGAAGTCAGAAAAGGAAAGCTTACACCATTATGCCTGGAACTTGAGAGATTTCGATCATATGAAGCAGATTGCAGATCGGGCTATGCAGTTTGGTACGGAGCTCGAGGTAGGGCCGGGACGACACGTAACCGGCGCCAGTTTATTCTGTTATTTTTGGGAGCCTGGAGGCAACAGGTTTGAGTTTTCGGCCGAAGTGGCTACCGTCTCGCATGAGATGCCGACGCGTTTTCTTAACAAAAACGAAAGCAAATTTTCAGCTTGGGGCGGAATACACGGTCGGCCAGAATCCTTTACGCGAGGTAGCTGA
- a CDS encoding aromatic ring-hydroxylating dioxygenase subunit alpha, with the protein MATQTSKDVLTQMQQEFDKGYIPLQIFNDPELYAMELEKIFAKSWVFVGHESEIRKPGDFVTRYIGGDPFILSRGKNDEIKCLFNSCRHRGVKVCHSEKGNASHFRCPYHGWTYDCSGELTTVPQKERAYRNLEQKEWGLLEARVDSYKGMIFACLDEKAGTLEEHLGGFRWYMDTHIDFVEGGMEVVGEPHRWIVDSDWKIGADNFSGDSYHTQMAHRSVFDLGLGVPPWEQLRKKNHEVHVTDCDGHSTSLKLTAPDVSPFRGYPEEVQALFRKDMPVEQFEIVRRSLVNTGNIFPNLSFVHIYTTDAPNKTFTPVLSFRQWQPRGSGKMEIWSWVLVPAKASEEFKKRSYKVAVSTFSPSGNFEQDDIAIWNGLSATAGSVYSRKNDVKLNYQMGYDFMSDAEVITEWAGPGVVYDSRLEEGVMRTFHRKWLEYMLSE; encoded by the coding sequence ATGGCCACCCAAACGAGCAAAGACGTTTTGACGCAAATGCAGCAAGAATTCGATAAAGGATACATTCCTTTGCAAATATTTAACGATCCCGAACTATACGCGATGGAGCTTGAGAAAATCTTTGCCAAGTCATGGGTTTTTGTCGGACATGAATCGGAAATTCGGAAGCCTGGGGATTTTGTCACCCGGTATATCGGAGGAGACCCGTTTATTCTTTCGAGAGGGAAAAACGATGAAATCAAATGCTTGTTCAACTCGTGCCGGCACCGGGGCGTCAAAGTGTGCCACAGCGAGAAAGGGAATGCTTCGCATTTCCGGTGTCCGTATCATGGATGGACGTATGACTGTTCGGGAGAACTGACGACCGTACCGCAAAAAGAAAGAGCCTACCGGAACCTGGAACAAAAGGAATGGGGGCTTCTGGAGGCGCGGGTGGATTCGTATAAAGGGATGATTTTTGCTTGTCTGGATGAGAAAGCGGGAACCTTGGAAGAGCATCTGGGAGGTTTCCGCTGGTATATGGATACGCACATCGATTTTGTGGAGGGGGGAATGGAGGTCGTTGGGGAACCGCACCGCTGGATCGTCGATTCGGACTGGAAGATAGGCGCGGATAATTTCAGCGGGGACAGCTATCACACCCAAATGGCGCACCGGTCGGTATTCGACCTGGGGCTGGGCGTACCTCCGTGGGAGCAGCTGCGCAAAAAAAATCACGAGGTGCATGTGACCGATTGTGACGGTCATTCCACGAGCTTGAAACTAACCGCGCCCGATGTATCGCCATTCCGGGGATATCCTGAGGAAGTGCAGGCGCTATTCCGTAAAGATATGCCGGTGGAACAGTTTGAGATCGTAAGAAGGTCATTGGTCAATACCGGCAACATCTTCCCGAATTTGTCGTTCGTGCACATTTATACAACCGATGCGCCGAATAAAACGTTCACGCCGGTCTTGAGCTTCAGACAATGGCAGCCACGCGGTAGCGGAAAGATGGAAATCTGGAGCTGGGTGCTGGTTCCGGCCAAAGCGTCAGAAGAATTCAAGAAACGATCGTATAAAGTGGCGGTCAGCACATTCAGCCCGTCGGGGAATTTCGAGCAGGACGATATTGCGATATGGAACGGATTATCCGCTACCGCGGGAAGCGTGTATTCGCGAAAAAACGACGTCAAGCTGAACTATCAAATGGGCTACGATTTCATGAGCGATGCGGAAGTGATTACAGAATGGGCGGGACCCGGCGTCGTTTACGATTCCCGGTTGGAAGAGGGAGTCATGAGAACGTTCCATAGGAAGTGGCTTGAATATATGCTCTCGGAATAA
- the speD gene encoding adenosylmethionine decarboxylase: protein MKLTPEQRIQLHGFNNLTKSLSFNMYDICYTKTKEEREAYIEYIDEQYNADRLTKILKAVSDIIGAHVLNIAKQDYVPQGSSVTLLVSEGPVEEAPTESFDESPGPLPATVVMQLDKSHITVHTYPEYHPDEGISTFRADIDVSTCGEISPLKALNYLIHSFDTDIMTIDYRVRGFTRDISGHKLFVDHDISSIQNYIPENVRSLYDMIDVNVYQENIFHTKCKLKAFDLNNYLFGYTKDKLSPREQEEITESLNMEMDEIFYGKNMY, encoded by the coding sequence ATGAAATTAACGCCGGAGCAGCGTATCCAATTACATGGCTTTAACAATCTTACAAAATCGTTAAGCTTTAATATGTATGACATTTGCTATACGAAAACCAAAGAAGAACGCGAAGCCTACATAGAATATATAGATGAGCAGTACAATGCCGACCGATTAACCAAGATACTCAAGGCCGTATCGGATATCATTGGCGCCCATGTTTTAAATATTGCCAAACAAGATTATGTTCCTCAAGGATCTAGTGTCACCTTGCTGGTTTCGGAGGGGCCGGTTGAAGAAGCTCCAACGGAGTCATTCGATGAATCACCCGGACCTCTTCCAGCAACGGTCGTCATGCAGTTAGATAAAAGTCATATTACGGTTCATACTTATCCTGAATACCATCCCGATGAAGGGATCAGCACGTTCAGAGCAGATATTGACGTATCTACCTGTGGGGAAATATCGCCGCTTAAAGCGCTCAATTATCTGATTCACTCCTTTGATACGGACATTATGACGATTGATTACCGGGTTCGCGGCTTCACAAGAGATATAAGCGGTCACAAGCTGTTTGTCGATCACGATATCAGCTCCATTCAAAATTACATTCCGGAAAATGTTAGAAGCTTATATGACATGATCGATGTGAATGTATATCAGGAAAATATTTTTCATACCAAATGTAAGTTGAAAGCATTCGATTTAAACAACTATTTATTTGGATATACGAAAGATAAGTTAAGTCCAAGGGAGCAGGAGGAAATAACGGAAAGTCTCAACATGGAAATGGATGAAATTTTTTATGGTAAGAATATGTATTAG
- a CDS encoding aromatic-ring-hydroxylating dioxygenase subunit beta has protein sequence MFDGYKKVPTGIRRIVDEGRIIAIFENVYKIIFSDRLVFEIWAPECRKDIPSSFVYKKVGINLTRTTMENWQEYMQVYMECVSFLNKEAELFDNGELMQWLDYLTPDIDYRVPVRVTREGKGETGFSQSAFILLEDWDSIKTRVERLNTDYAWSEQPRSRLRHMISNIRPNLPKEGSEIEVRSNFIVYRSRGDNPAFELLCGERLDYLRHVDGQLKIAKRTVYLDQTTLPMSYISFFF, from the coding sequence TTGTTTGACGGATACAAAAAAGTACCAACGGGAATTCGGAGAATTGTTGATGAAGGAAGAATAATTGCAATATTTGAAAACGTTTACAAAATTATTTTTTCAGATCGCCTAGTGTTTGAAATATGGGCGCCGGAATGCCGAAAGGATATTCCCTCATCATTTGTTTACAAGAAAGTAGGGATAAATTTGACTCGGACAACAATGGAAAATTGGCAAGAATATATGCAAGTATATATGGAATGTGTAAGTTTTTTGAATAAAGAGGCCGAGCTTTTCGATAATGGTGAACTGATGCAATGGCTGGACTATTTGACTCCGGATATCGACTATCGCGTTCCAGTGAGAGTGACCCGGGAGGGGAAAGGAGAAACAGGTTTTAGCCAATCGGCTTTCATCCTGCTGGAAGATTGGGATTCCATCAAGACGAGAGTGGAGCGTTTAAATACGGATTATGCCTGGTCGGAACAACCGCGTTCTCGTTTACGCCACATGATTAGCAATATTAGACCTAATCTTCCGAAGGAAGGTTCGGAGATCGAGGTGAGAAGCAACTTTATCGTTTACCGCAGCAGAGGAGATAACCCAGCCTTTGAACTATTGTGCGGTGAAAGATTGGATTATTTACGCCACGTGGATGGTCAATTAAAAATTGCGAAAAGAACCGTTTATTTGGATCAGACCACATTGCCGATGTCGTATATTTCCTTTTTCTTCTAA
- a CDS encoding SDR family oxidoreductase, which translates to MGELNGKVAFITGAASGIGRAVAKRYVEEGAKVGAFDLDEASLDSLKEECGEDLITICGNVASLEDNKHAVAEVLQAFGKLDILIANAGVYDKRVSLREIEEKNLEAAYNKLFGVNVKGYLFTVKAALPALSETKGCIVMTASISSLQAGLGGTLYVASKHAIAGLVRQLALELSPDIRVNGVAIGKALTNLKSVIEPKVDRPSISAMTDERLPLKKVPLPEEVAGSYVFLASGRNAGHMTGTIILVDSGISVRPF; encoded by the coding sequence ATGGGCGAGCTGAATGGAAAGGTCGCTTTCATTACAGGAGCAGCTTCGGGAATCGGCCGTGCGGTGGCCAAACGGTATGTGGAAGAGGGCGCGAAGGTCGGAGCCTTCGACCTCGATGAAGCTTCTCTCGATTCTTTAAAAGAAGAGTGCGGGGAAGATTTGATCACGATTTGCGGCAACGTTGCTTCCTTGGAAGACAATAAGCACGCCGTGGCGGAGGTGCTGCAAGCGTTCGGCAAGTTGGATATTTTGATTGCCAATGCCGGTGTCTACGACAAGCGGGTCTCCTTGAGGGAAATTGAGGAGAAAAACCTGGAGGCGGCTTACAATAAGCTGTTTGGAGTCAATGTGAAAGGTTACTTGTTCACCGTCAAAGCAGCGCTGCCGGCCTTATCCGAAACGAAAGGCTGCATTGTGATGACGGCGTCAATATCCAGCCTTCAGGCCGGCTTGGGCGGAACGCTTTATGTGGCTTCCAAACACGCCATAGCGGGATTGGTTCGCCAGCTGGCGTTGGAGCTGTCGCCGGATATCCGGGTTAACGGGGTCGCTATCGGCAAAGCCTTGACTAATTTGAAATCCGTCATTGAACCGAAAGTGGACCGGCCATCCATTTCCGCTATGACCGACGAGAGACTTCCGCTCAAAAAGGTGCCGCTGCCGGAGGAAGTCGCGGGTTCCTATGTGTTTTTGGCATCGGGAAGGAATGCGGGACATATGACGGGAACGATAATTCTTGTCGACAGCGGCATTTCCGTCAGACCTTTTTAA
- a CDS encoding dihydrodipicolinate synthase family protein: MSSLRLRLEDLKGVFAIMPTPALADYSVDLEESRRGAEALVQGGVDGIMLTGTFGEASTLTEDEWRAFTETVVKTVDGRIPVVAGPTTLNTRDTIARAKFAREVGAVGLLLGRPFWCELPSDAVLGFYRDVAEALPDMGIVVYNNPSAFKSKITPAMWAELAEIPQVIGAKYGSYNEQYPSCFEAVNGKIRLMLMEKDWLKVYKLSPEHNIACWSGGASCHPEPVVALREAIASGDLEQAGNLSNDIYKTYETFFPRGDRDLFRLYTIQVEKLRIQEAGYIKAGPSRPPYHEIPEEFAEGARESGRRWQQLAERLMEQHVRSQ; the protein is encoded by the coding sequence ATGAGTTCATTGAGATTGCGTTTGGAAGACCTTAAAGGCGTGTTTGCCATTATGCCGACCCCAGCGTTGGCGGATTATTCGGTAGATCTGGAGGAATCTCGCCGAGGGGCCGAAGCTTTGGTTCAGGGCGGGGTGGACGGCATTATGCTTACCGGCACGTTTGGCGAAGCCTCAACGCTGACGGAAGATGAATGGAGGGCGTTTACCGAGACGGTCGTGAAAACGGTTGACGGCCGGATTCCGGTTGTGGCGGGACCGACGACGCTGAATACAAGGGATACGATCGCCAGAGCCAAGTTTGCGCGCGAGGTAGGCGCAGTAGGTTTGCTGTTAGGCCGTCCCTTCTGGTGTGAACTGCCCTCGGACGCTGTGCTCGGCTTTTATCGGGATGTGGCGGAAGCTCTTCCGGACATGGGCATCGTCGTCTATAACAACCCTTCTGCTTTCAAGAGCAAGATTACGCCTGCCATGTGGGCGGAGCTTGCAGAAATTCCTCAAGTCATAGGGGCCAAATACGGCTCTTACAATGAACAATATCCGAGCTGCTTTGAGGCGGTAAACGGTAAAATACGGCTGATGTTAATGGAAAAAGATTGGCTGAAGGTGTATAAGCTTTCACCGGAGCATAATATCGCCTGCTGGTCAGGCGGAGCCTCTTGCCATCCTGAGCCGGTGGTTGCCTTGCGTGAGGCCATCGCTTCGGGGGATCTGGAACAAGCGGGAAATCTGAGCAATGACATTTATAAAACGTATGAGACTTTCTTTCCGAGAGGAGACAGAGACCTGTTCCGCCTCTACACGATTCAGGTGGAAAAACTCAGGATTCAAGAGGCAGGGTACATCAAGGCAGGGCCAAGCCGACCGCCGTATCATGAAATACCGGAGGAATTTGCCGAAGGAGCCCGCGAGTCGGGAAGACGTTGGCAGCAGCTCGCAGAGCGGTTGATGGAACAACACGTTAGATCCCAATAA